A window of the Vallitalea okinawensis genome harbors these coding sequences:
- a CDS encoding sensor histidine kinase: MSYILVSMIPITVLGIYSYKEAKDSLINQSNEVLQNAINKVADNISHDQDFYNNIINSIAFNIRIQQIFSNNYTDMLLLVTDLRDFLNPFFNNIMDIHEEIKQITVYTKSDVPEYGQYIQSYDKLDGMDWADEIMKSKITRWFYQDGKLFSARKMNDTISDLELGIVFMELDYDRILNSSARINVYEYGLVIMDKENNIILSENTLSDNSLEIPDYDLKEISEGTIRYNKNEYIVASSSTSNEEWRIICYVPTHLMTGGTIKILSTTMIIVGICLVVVMVIIWLFSHTMVKRIDKLNDKMGLVEQGNLGIEVKSQSVDEIGELTNKFGRMVKRINSLIEEVYQKELTQKAAELKALQAQINPHFLYNTLSVMKWKAMDVDADELSNMITLLSKFYRTSLNTGKIITSVKNEVDNTKSYVEIQQIVHENSFDVTYKIDDIIYNYDTLNLILQPLVENALEHGIFKKKKGFRRLTIKGGLRGQYLEFVVEDSGVGIKEEVLNTILEKESNGYGVKNVNERIKLFFGDNYGLSIQSEDDKGTAVYVYLPQFIANKTI, from the coding sequence TTGTCTTATATATTAGTTAGTATGATTCCTATAACAGTTTTAGGTATTTATTCTTATAAAGAAGCAAAAGATTCATTAATCAATCAATCTAATGAAGTGCTGCAAAATGCCATCAATAAAGTTGCAGATAACATTAGTCACGATCAGGATTTTTATAATAATATTATTAATTCCATAGCCTTTAATATAAGAATCCAGCAAATATTCAGTAATAATTACACAGACATGCTTCTATTAGTAACTGATTTGAGAGATTTTCTGAATCCTTTTTTCAATAATATAATGGACATACATGAAGAAATTAAGCAAATAACAGTTTATACTAAAAGTGATGTACCAGAGTATGGTCAGTACATTCAGTCATATGATAAATTAGATGGAATGGACTGGGCGGATGAAATAATGAAAAGTAAGATTACCAGATGGTTTTATCAAGATGGGAAGTTGTTTTCTGCTAGAAAAATGAATGATACGATCAGTGATTTAGAACTAGGCATTGTTTTTATGGAATTAGATTACGATAGAATACTAAACAGTTCTGCTCGTATAAATGTATATGAATATGGTTTAGTCATAATGGATAAGGAAAATAATATTATTCTCTCCGAAAATACGTTATCAGATAATTCATTAGAAATTCCTGATTATGATCTTAAAGAAATTTCTGAAGGTACTATTCGGTATAATAAGAATGAATATATTGTTGCTAGTAGTAGCACCAGTAATGAGGAATGGAGAATAATTTGCTATGTACCTACTCATCTAATGACAGGTGGTACTATAAAGATATTAAGTACAACGATGATTATTGTTGGTATCTGTTTGGTAGTTGTAATGGTGATTATATGGCTTTTTTCTCACACAATGGTAAAAAGAATCGATAAACTAAATGATAAAATGGGGCTTGTAGAGCAAGGGAACTTAGGAATTGAAGTCAAGAGTCAATCAGTAGATGAAATTGGTGAACTAACAAATAAGTTCGGAAGAATGGTAAAAAGAATTAATAGTTTAATAGAAGAAGTATACCAAAAAGAATTAACCCAAAAAGCTGCAGAACTTAAAGCCTTACAAGCTCAGATTAATCCTCATTTCTTGTATAACACCCTTTCTGTTATGAAATGGAAAGCAATGGATGTCGATGCAGATGAACTAAGTAACATGATTACATTATTATCTAAATTTTATAGGACATCATTAAATACTGGTAAAATTATAACTTCAGTTAAAAATGAGGTTGATAATACGAAATCTTACGTAGAGATACAACAGATCGTACACGAAAATAGTTTTGATGTTACCTATAAAATTGATGATATTATTTATAATTACGATACTCTCAATTTAATTCTTCAACCCTTAGTAGAAAATGCGTTGGAGCACGGTATTTTTAAGAAGAAAAAAGGTTTCAGGCGGTTAACAATAAAAGGGGGATTGAGGGGGCAGTACCTGGAATTTGTCGTAGAAGATAGTGGAGTAGGTATCAAAGAAGAAGTTTTAAATACGATTCTAGAAAAAGAATCTAATGGGTATGGAGTAAAAAATGTCAATGAAAGAATTAAGTTATTCTTTGGTGATAACTATGGACTTTCCATTCAGAGTGAAGATGATAAGGGAACGGCAGTATATGTATATCTACCTCAATTTATCGCCAATAAAACAATATAA
- a CDS encoding alpha/beta fold hydrolase → MKDIKMPVGYLEFHKDPVINFQLNARLYSSGIFDEDEITEVSQRIYDFQDWKNEMVALASRSEQKGNYLQAATAYRAAEFFATIDDQDKKKYYDMALQLYRIALKDQSIEISYVDFEEGKLYCMKFKPDQKKCGTIILHGGYDSFIEEFYNITRLMVNRGFEVIMFEGPGQGQPLYNYNMKMIHNWEKPVAQILDNFELDDVTLIGISFGGYLAARAAAFESRIKRVVLFDIIYDFYGAVLNKKSKSEKIVTQILMALKAKNAINGIEKTAREHSKFASWLIDQGYYIFGVNNLYDYMEKIKIYSTKSFNHLIKQDVLLMEGEEDMYMCFWEKQKKALKNAKSVTGRVFTKKEAASHHCQVGNYPLAIHYILDWIESKTNKFY, encoded by the coding sequence ATGAAAGATATTAAAATGCCAGTTGGTTATTTGGAATTTCACAAAGATCCAGTGATTAATTTTCAACTAAATGCCAGGCTTTATTCATCAGGTATATTTGATGAGGATGAAATAACTGAAGTATCTCAAAGAATTTATGACTTTCAAGATTGGAAAAATGAAATGGTTGCTTTGGCATCACGATCAGAACAAAAGGGAAATTACTTACAGGCAGCAACAGCTTATAGAGCAGCTGAATTTTTTGCTACCATTGATGACCAAGATAAGAAGAAGTACTACGATATGGCTCTCCAATTATATAGGATAGCATTGAAAGATCAATCCATTGAAATATCCTATGTAGATTTTGAAGAGGGTAAACTTTATTGCATGAAATTTAAGCCAGATCAAAAAAAGTGTGGTACTATAATATTACACGGCGGTTATGATTCATTTATAGAAGAATTTTATAACATTACGCGATTAATGGTAAACAGAGGTTTTGAAGTCATTATGTTTGAGGGGCCAGGACAAGGGCAACCATTGTATAACTACAACATGAAGATGATACATAATTGGGAAAAGCCTGTAGCTCAAATTCTGGATAACTTTGAGTTAGATGATGTGACATTAATAGGTATTTCATTTGGAGGCTATTTAGCTGCTAGGGCTGCTGCTTTTGAATCGCGGATTAAGCGAGTTGTGCTATTTGATATCATTTATGACTTCTATGGAGCCGTTCTTAATAAAAAAAGTAAAAGTGAAAAAATAGTTACCCAGATATTAATGGCTTTGAAAGCTAAAAACGCTATTAATGGAATAGAGAAGACTGCGAGGGAACACTCAAAGTTTGCTAGCTGGTTGATTGATCAAGGGTATTATATTTTTGGAGTCAATAATCTATATGATTATATGGAAAAAATTAAGATTTACTCTACAAAAAGTTTTAATCACCTCATTAAGCAAGATGTCTTATTGATGGAAGGTGAAGAGGATATGTATATGTGCTTTTGGGAGAAACAGAAAAAAGCATTAAAAAACGCTAAATCAGTAACTGGTAGAGTGTTCACAAAGAAAGAAGCAGCCTCCCACCATTGCCAAGTGGGGAATTATCCCCTTGCTATTCATTATATTTTGGATTGGATTGAAAGTAAAACGAATAAATTCTATTGA
- a CDS encoding TetR/AcrR family transcriptional regulator produces the protein MWISKDKNARKKEFLKTAIAMYKEHGYEATSINKILAEMNITKGSFYYHFDSKEDLLSQVVDFFLRDISSIANNIGESRSGAAEKLEMLMKEIILYREENTGLYKDFYEINSKMGNELIQIKYQEKIKDLFYEIIQQIIRQGKDEGVFNPIDFEETPELFLVIANHYKVKIANCYYTEHNKRENELQRLGVAFQQTIERLLGAKQGTLDFYSR, from the coding sequence ATGTGGATATCCAAAGATAAAAATGCGCGTAAAAAGGAATTTTTAAAAACAGCCATAGCCATGTATAAAGAACATGGCTATGAAGCGACTTCTATTAATAAAATATTGGCAGAGATGAACATAACAAAAGGTTCATTCTATTATCATTTTGACTCTAAAGAAGATTTATTAAGTCAGGTAGTTGATTTTTTTCTTAGGGACATAAGTAGTATAGCTAACAATATAGGTGAATCTAGATCTGGAGCTGCTGAAAAATTAGAGATGCTTATGAAAGAAATCATTTTATATCGAGAAGAAAATACTGGTTTATATAAGGATTTTTATGAGATTAATAGCAAAATGGGTAATGAGCTTATTCAAATAAAATATCAAGAGAAGATCAAGGATTTGTTCTATGAAATCATTCAGCAGATAATCAGACAAGGAAAAGATGAAGGGGTATTTAATCCAATTGATTTTGAAGAAACACCTGAATTATTTTTAGTGATTGCTAACCACTATAAGGTAAAAATCGCTAACTGTTATTATACAGAACATAATAAAAGAGAAAATGAGTTACAAAGATTAGGAGTAGCTTTTCAACAAACAATTGAACGGTTATTAGGAGCGAAACAAGGTACCCTTGATTTTTATTCAAGGTAA
- a CDS encoding AEC family transporter, with protein MNYFIYIFTNIILPIFTIIILGFVLYRKFKIDIKTLTKIQFYGLIPAILFINIYNSELDGSLITMIMIFTISLFFIEFILSNVICKVFRYKKSIEKAFINSVVLFNSGNYGIPLISLLFDDPYAVSILVILMVVQNVLVNTVGVYNSSSGNGKSFKEVIMSIFKLPMMYVIIIAFFMRGQEIAVPGPLMSTITILSKGMVPVALLTLGAQLGKTHFDLRIKKVYLSNVLRLIVSPIIAYLITLALGLSGLVAQVLIIISAAPTAVNSVLLAIEYDNEPDFASQTVLWTTLFSAITVTTVIYLVTTFI; from the coding sequence ATGAATTACTTTATATATATTTTTACTAATATTATACTACCAATATTTACGATTATCATCTTAGGATTCGTCCTTTATCGAAAATTTAAGATTGATATAAAAACTTTAACCAAAATCCAATTTTATGGCTTAATTCCTGCCATACTATTTATTAATATTTATAATAGTGAACTGGATGGATCATTGATTACGATGATCATGATCTTTACCATTAGTTTATTCTTTATTGAATTTATATTAAGCAATGTAATCTGTAAAGTATTTAGGTATAAGAAATCCATTGAAAAAGCATTCATTAATTCTGTGGTCTTATTTAATTCTGGGAATTATGGTATTCCACTGATCAGTTTATTATTTGATGATCCTTATGCAGTATCTATTTTAGTTATTCTTATGGTGGTTCAAAATGTATTGGTTAATACAGTGGGTGTGTATAACAGCAGCAGTGGCAATGGAAAGAGTTTTAAAGAAGTAATAATGAGCATTTTTAAGCTACCTATGATGTATGTTATTATTATAGCATTTTTCATGCGAGGCCAAGAAATAGCCGTTCCAGGTCCCCTTATGTCTACTATAACTATTCTAAGTAAAGGTATGGTTCCAGTTGCATTATTGACTTTAGGTGCTCAGCTCGGTAAAACACACTTTGACTTACGGATTAAGAAAGTATATTTATCCAACGTATTAAGACTTATTGTTTCACCCATCATAGCTTATCTTATAACACTAGCTCTTGGATTAAGTGGATTGGTTGCTCAAGTTTTAATCATCATTTCAGCCGCACCTACTGCAGTAAATAGCGTTCTGCTAGCTATTGAGTATGATAATGAACCTGATTTTGCTTCTCAAACTGTTTTATGGACCACTTTATTCAGTGCTATTACTGTAACTACAGTTATCTATTTAGTAACAACCTTTATTTAA
- a CDS encoding acyl-CoA thioesterase, with the protein MKLHQSARLIKSEDLNHHGTLFAGRMAEWFVEGGFVAAAVAVGNPDNIVCLKVHGMRFNIPAQKGDILEITAKVVDAGTTSLTVYNQTLSTKTGKVLVEGFITFVNVDSNGNKMPHGLVLENLTDEELELQKRARELK; encoded by the coding sequence ATGAAATTACATCAATCAGCACGTTTGATTAAATCCGAAGACTTAAATCATCATGGTACCCTCTTTGCTGGTAGAATGGCAGAATGGTTTGTCGAAGGTGGTTTTGTTGCAGCGGCTGTTGCAGTTGGTAATCCTGATAATATCGTTTGCTTAAAAGTCCATGGTATGCGTTTTAATATTCCAGCTCAAAAAGGAGATATCCTAGAAATCACTGCTAAAGTAGTGGATGCGGGTACAACAAGCCTAACAGTATATAATCAAACACTATCCACAAAGACTGGTAAAGTTCTTGTAGAAGGATTTATAACCTTCGTTAATGTTGATAGTAACGGTAATAAAATGCCTCATGGTTTGGTGTTAGAGAATCTCACAGATGAAGAACTTGAATTACAAAAGCGCGCAAGAGAATTAAAATAA
- a CDS encoding hemolysin family protein gives MDTKIGLQLLLIAILTCLNAFFASAEMAIVSLDKNKINKLAEGNNKKAQLLLKLLDEPSKFLATIQVGITLAGFFSSASAATGISGEFAVFLEQFNIPYSHQIAVVLITIILSYFMLVFGELFPKRLALQKTETIAMFTVKPVHYISKITMPFVKLLSASTNLLLKVFRLDQGNMDQKVSEEEIRLLIEVGREHGVINQIEKQMINSIFDFDDKLAKEVMIPRPDVFTINIATPLSNVLDEYFQDKFSRVPVYEYDNDNIIGILLLKDFLVEAREYGFENVNIRKLLHPPYFVPETKPIDELFIEMQRAKKHMAILIDEYGGFSGIATLEDLIEEVFGEINDEFDEDYHENVELIDTNTYRVNGLLTINALNKYLNLDLDTENADTISGFLMNLHGSIPSSEEDIIIEHKNIIFQIENVEDRRIEKIKLTINK, from the coding sequence ATGGATACAAAAATTGGTTTACAGCTTCTATTAATCGCTATTTTAACATGCCTCAATGCCTTTTTTGCATCAGCAGAAATGGCTATTGTTTCATTAGATAAAAATAAAATTAATAAGTTAGCGGAAGGTAATAATAAGAAAGCTCAACTGCTGCTCAAATTATTGGATGAACCCAGTAAGTTTTTAGCTACTATACAAGTTGGTATTACTCTAGCAGGATTTTTTTCAAGTGCATCAGCGGCTACCGGGATATCAGGTGAATTTGCTGTTTTTCTAGAGCAATTTAATATTCCTTATAGTCATCAAATAGCAGTTGTGCTGATTACCATCATATTATCCTATTTTATGCTTGTATTTGGAGAGCTATTTCCAAAGCGTTTAGCTCTACAAAAAACTGAAACCATTGCTATGTTTACAGTAAAACCTGTTCACTATATTTCTAAAATTACCATGCCTTTTGTTAAATTGCTTTCAGCATCAACGAATCTGTTATTAAAGGTTTTCAGACTGGATCAAGGGAATATGGATCAAAAGGTATCTGAAGAAGAGATTCGGTTACTCATAGAAGTTGGAAGAGAACATGGTGTTATTAATCAAATTGAGAAACAAATGATTAATAGTATTTTTGACTTTGACGATAAGCTTGCTAAAGAGGTTATGATTCCAAGACCAGATGTATTTACAATTAATATAGCAACACCTCTCAGTAATGTATTAGATGAGTACTTCCAGGATAAATTCTCAAGAGTCCCTGTTTATGAGTATGATAATGATAATATTATTGGAATCCTGCTATTAAAAGATTTTCTTGTAGAAGCAAGGGAATATGGGTTTGAAAACGTCAATATAAGAAAGTTATTACATCCACCCTATTTTGTGCCAGAAACAAAACCTATTGATGAATTATTTATAGAGATGCAGAGAGCAAAGAAACATATGGCTATTTTAATTGACGAATATGGGGGATTCTCAGGAATTGCAACACTAGAAGATCTTATTGAAGAAGTTTTCGGTGAAATCAATGATGAATTTGATGAAGATTATCATGAAAATGTTGAGTTAATAGATACGAATACCTATAGAGTTAATGGATTATTGACTATAAATGCTCTTAATAAGTATCTTAATCTAGATTTAGATACTGAGAATGCAGACACTATTAGTGGTTTTTTAATGAACCTACATGGTAGTATCCCATCTTCAGAGGAAGATATTATTATTGAACATAAGAACATCATTTTTCAAATAGAAAATGTAGAAGATCGAAGAATAGAAAAAATCAAGCTTACAATCAATAAGTAG
- a CDS encoding sensor domain-containing diguanylate cyclase codes for MNIKYALENKKLFTKYLLYLFLIFSAIYIFEFLILQSNEVLTERNKIKLNEEHLVNSEKYILAKEFSSIISDLLYISDNYRMHAIDENSQYNVEEDWRSFVDNKKIYDQLRYIDSEGSEVLRINYRDKGSYVVPDKLLQNKVNRDYFQNTINLKSGQVFISKVDLNIEEGTIEMPLKPMIRFSTPLMNRDGEKVGIVVLNYYARFLLDEFKAISERSQGEIALVNKDGFWISNDDSGKEWGFMYEDKQHISFMDEFNEEWSYIKDMEEGSLISDKGLFVFSRTENIKKSQSVTHYDLYLDENNWMIISYIPKNSELGYIFDDNFGKILLKDLMGNWFVFVIILIAAFFLAILMVINRISKDEIKFYSEYDAMTNLLNRRAGLERLHATINDHKHSAICFVDINGLKTVNDVLGHAKGDELIITFSKIMKKCIRQNDYISRLGGDEFLIVLPNTTLEQAESVWERIKQEYELINKEEKRKYILSASHGISYCNCDNDTYIDNLVNMADEKMYEEKREIKKNIKIIRD; via the coding sequence ATGAATATAAAATATGCATTAGAAAATAAAAAATTATTTACGAAGTATTTGCTATACCTATTTCTAATTTTTTCAGCAATTTATATTTTTGAATTTCTTATTTTACAGAGCAATGAAGTACTTACTGAGCGAAACAAGATTAAGCTCAATGAAGAGCATCTGGTCAATTCAGAGAAGTATATATTAGCTAAAGAATTCAGTAGTATTATTTCGGATCTACTGTACATTTCCGATAATTATAGAATGCATGCAATAGATGAAAACTCACAATATAATGTAGAAGAGGATTGGAGGAGTTTTGTCGATAACAAAAAGATATATGATCAATTGAGGTACATTGATTCAGAGGGTAGTGAAGTTCTTAGAATTAATTACAGAGATAAGGGATCCTATGTGGTACCGGATAAATTGCTTCAAAATAAAGTCAATAGAGATTACTTTCAAAACACCATCAATCTTAAATCAGGTCAAGTATTTATATCCAAGGTCGATTTAAACATAGAAGAAGGAACCATAGAAATGCCTTTAAAACCCATGATTCGTTTTTCTACTCCACTGATGAATAGGGATGGTGAAAAAGTAGGTATAGTTGTACTTAATTATTATGCAAGGTTTTTGTTAGATGAATTTAAAGCTATTTCTGAACGCAGTCAAGGAGAAATAGCCTTGGTTAACAAAGATGGTTTCTGGATTAGTAATGATGATAGTGGTAAAGAATGGGGATTTATGTATGAGGACAAGCAACACATAAGTTTTATGGATGAATTTAATGAAGAGTGGTCCTATATTAAAGATATGGAGGAAGGTAGCTTAATATCTGACAAGGGATTATTTGTATTTTCTAGAACAGAGAATATAAAAAAGAGCCAGTCTGTAACTCATTATGATCTTTATCTAGATGAAAATAATTGGATGATTATATCCTACATACCAAAAAATAGCGAATTGGGCTATATCTTTGATGATAATTTCGGAAAGATTCTTTTAAAAGATTTAATGGGGAACTGGTTTGTATTTGTGATCATCCTAATCGCAGCTTTTTTCCTAGCCATCTTAATGGTGATTAATCGTATTTCAAAGGATGAAATCAAATTTTATTCAGAGTATGATGCAATGACCAATCTATTAAACAGACGAGCAGGTCTTGAAAGATTACATGCAACGATAAATGATCATAAACACTCCGCAATTTGCTTTGTCGATATCAATGGTTTGAAAACAGTTAATGATGTTTTAGGGCATGCAAAAGGGGATGAATTAATTATCACATTCTCAAAAATAATGAAAAAATGTATAAGACAAAATGATTATATTTCTCGCTTGGGTGGTGATGAGTTTCTTATCGTTTTACCAAATACGACTTTAGAGCAAGCTGAAAGTGTCTGGGAAAGAATTAAGCAAGAATACGAGTTAATCAATAAAGAAGAGAAGAGGAAATACATATTAAGTGCAAGCCATGGTATATCTTATTGTAATTGTGATAATGATACATATATTGATAACCTTGTCAATATGGCAGATGAGAAAATGTACGAAGAAAAAAGAGAGATAAAGAAAAATATTAAAATTATAAGAGATTAA
- a CDS encoding aminopeptidase P family protein, protein MINARIQSFRQKMMEHQIDCYIIPSSDAHQSEYVAEHWQCRAWISGFTGSVGTVVITSNKACLWVDGRYHVQAEKQLKGSEFILMKQGLQGVPNFIEWIEEEMQEGQTIGFDGHVMASSIYKELLHIGKKKVLKFKMNDDLMDHIWEDRPPLPKKKAFVLDTSYAGKTRLEKIRDVREEMKKLGGESYLIPNLDDLCWLFNIRGNDVKFSPVVIGYGLVTMSEASLFIDECKLSESVRAELEGDNIRILTYDYIKEYLEKMDVTSMIYTPALTSISLIKALKPSVKCIEEEAIASRLKGIKNDTEIKNLRECQIIDGIAMVRFIKWLTENLDTDQITELTVEEQLRLYRGQHKLYRGESFNTIAAYGENAAMMHYAAKEDSFSHVEMKGFLLVDSGGQYLNGTTDITRTFAVGTLTEEEKLDYTLTLQAHIALARAIFLHGTTGPHLDILARKPMWDNGLDYKCGTGHGVGFFMNVHEGPQTIRNNNNNVALEKGMILTNEPGVYKAGRHGVRIENTMLVVDAFTTECGEFYKFETISYCPIDLKGVLVERLTEEEKRWINAYHQMAYEKLSPFMTPEEVDFLRSITIAI, encoded by the coding sequence TTGATTAACGCTAGAATTCAATCATTTCGACAGAAAATGATGGAGCATCAAATAGACTGTTATATTATACCTAGTTCCGATGCCCATCAAAGTGAGTATGTTGCTGAACATTGGCAATGCAGGGCATGGATTTCTGGATTTACTGGTTCAGTAGGAACTGTCGTCATAACGTCGAATAAAGCATGTCTCTGGGTGGATGGTAGGTATCATGTGCAAGCAGAAAAGCAGTTAAAAGGATCAGAGTTTATCTTAATGAAGCAAGGCTTACAAGGGGTACCAAATTTTATTGAATGGATTGAAGAAGAGATGCAGGAAGGACAGACCATAGGATTTGATGGTCATGTCATGGCATCAAGTATCTATAAGGAATTATTGCACATTGGTAAAAAGAAAGTATTAAAATTTAAGATGAATGATGATTTAATGGATCACATTTGGGAAGATCGCCCTCCGTTGCCGAAAAAGAAAGCTTTTGTCTTAGATACTTCTTACGCAGGCAAAACTAGACTTGAGAAGATTCGGGATGTACGTGAAGAGATGAAAAAGCTAGGAGGAGAGTCTTATTTAATCCCAAATCTTGATGATCTCTGTTGGTTATTCAATATACGTGGCAATGATGTTAAGTTTAGTCCAGTAGTTATTGGCTATGGTTTAGTAACCATGTCAGAGGCGAGTTTATTTATTGATGAATGTAAATTATCTGAATCAGTACGAGCAGAACTTGAAGGGGATAATATACGAATACTAACTTATGATTATATAAAAGAGTATTTGGAGAAAATGGATGTTACTTCAATGATTTATACACCTGCGTTAACGAGTATTTCACTGATTAAAGCTCTTAAGCCATCAGTAAAATGTATTGAAGAAGAAGCTATAGCTTCTAGATTGAAAGGCATTAAAAATGATACTGAAATAAAGAATCTCAGAGAATGCCAAATCATTGATGGTATAGCTATGGTTCGATTTATTAAGTGGCTCACAGAAAATCTTGATACCGATCAAATAACGGAGCTTACAGTAGAAGAACAATTACGCCTATATAGAGGTCAGCATAAATTGTATAGAGGAGAGAGTTTTAATACCATTGCAGCATATGGCGAGAATGCAGCAATGATGCATTATGCAGCAAAGGAAGATAGCTTCTCTCATGTAGAAATGAAAGGATTTTTGCTTGTTGATTCGGGAGGTCAGTATTTAAATGGTACAACTGATATAACAAGAACCTTTGCAGTAGGCACCTTAACAGAAGAAGAAAAACTTGATTATACCCTTACTCTTCAAGCACATATAGCACTTGCTAGAGCCATTTTTCTTCACGGCACTACGGGACCTCACTTAGATATACTAGCAAGAAAGCCTATGTGGGATAATGGATTAGACTATAAATGTGGAACTGGTCATGGGGTGGGGTTTTTCATGAATGTCCATGAAGGACCACAAACCATTCGAAATAATAACAACAATGTGGCTTTAGAAAAAGGAATGATTTTAACCAATGAACCTGGAGTGTATAAGGCTGGTCGTCATGGTGTACGCATTGAAAATACCATGCTTGTGGTTGATGCATTTACAACAGAATGTGGGGAATTCTATAAGTTTGAAACCATATCCTATTGTCCAATTGATTTAAAAGGAGTTTTAGTTGAGCGATTAACAGAAGAGGAGAAGCGATGGATCAATGCTTATCATCAAATGGCCTATGAGAAACTATCACCATTCATGACCCCAGAAGAAGTGGATTTTCTCAGAAGTATTACAATAGCAATTTAA